From Leptospira congkakensis, one genomic window encodes:
- a CDS encoding lipase secretion chaperone → MDFKKIIIIIVIVFIFLLGILYFLKQDSSSQSKQSLSPEEQMAMERISPLGTGEGFWDEAISPFREDRTKPYLELLDELKSGKINFVWEVWALRRKCKAEYTPDQCNATIIAYIEAEYESPDKEKVKDLFLSYFRYEEEYRKWEQPTDLSFVELYEKIKAKRRDVLNDKADLIFGMEESQVSFLEGSQNFIKQSANLPAEQRVKQFEDLKKKTYGTYYDALVSREDKFDHYQVEMSLRDKEYNAISDPKEKEKYLNRIETKYFGKERAANLAEERAKESKFQESISKYESKEKEFLRENASLSASEKEKRLKEIRIQFLGSEEEADAYIRRKNIEEAGK, encoded by the coding sequence ATGGATTTTAAAAAAATTATTATCATCATAGTTATCGTTTTTATTTTTCTCTTGGGTATTCTTTACTTCTTAAAACAAGATTCTTCCTCACAATCAAAACAATCATTGAGTCCAGAAGAACAAATGGCAATGGAGAGAATCTCTCCTCTCGGAACCGGCGAAGGTTTTTGGGACGAAGCCATTTCTCCTTTTCGTGAAGATCGGACAAAACCTTATTTAGAATTGTTAGATGAATTAAAATCAGGAAAAATCAATTTTGTTTGGGAAGTTTGGGCACTCCGTCGTAAATGCAAAGCCGAATATACACCAGACCAATGTAATGCAACCATCATTGCTTATATTGAAGCCGAATATGAATCACCAGACAAAGAAAAAGTGAAAGATTTGTTTTTATCGTATTTTCGTTATGAAGAAGAATATAGAAAATGGGAACAACCAACAGACTTATCCTTCGTGGAACTATATGAAAAAATCAAAGCCAAACGTAGAGATGTTTTAAATGATAAAGCAGATTTGATTTTTGGAATGGAAGAATCGCAAGTTTCCTTTTTAGAAGGCAGTCAAAACTTTATCAAACAATCGGCAAACTTACCCGCAGAACAAAGAGTGAAACAGTTTGAAGATCTGAAGAAAAAAACTTATGGAACGTATTACGATGCTCTCGTTTCCAGAGAAGATAAATTTGATCATTATCAAGTGGAAATGAGTCTTCGTGATAAAGAGTATAACGCGATTTCTGATCCAAAAGAAAAGGAAAAATACCTAAATCGTATCGAAACCAAATACTTTGGAAAAGAACGTGCTGCCAATTTGGCTGAGGAAAGAGCAAAAGAATCTAAATTCCAAGAGTCAATTTCTAAGTACGAATCGAAAGAAAAGGAATTTTTAAGAGAGAATGCAAGTCTTTCGGCTTCCGAAAAGGAAAAGAGACTCAAAGAAATTAGAATTCAATTCCTTGGTTCTGAAGAAGAAGCAGATGCTTATATTCGAAGAAAGAATATAGAAGAGGCGGGAAAATAA
- a CDS encoding glycoside hydrolase family 36 protein, whose protein sequence is MKIQYRVHNSVTISNFLPVKAGVYQSECKKFELLLPQATDTKTGTILSPKLIWRESTRPEVGFSVDHLELELSILPEGGGYNLFQHGYQSWSISRKVESTSVDKPPFLSFLQYSQENIYSKHESKVGKFISEYLTLVFNKESGNGILYAPIEQGEFGTKFEVVLGENGVVTFVKVIYDIHCLPDLRPNAKLSIAKIKVLPFKGNPEIKLAKYFEELGKKEGPGNLPKKVPTGWCSWYYYYTKIDQKTILDNLTKVRELNLPFEFFQIDDGYQKEIGDWLVPNEKFPGGMRILADEIKRVGLKPGIWLAPFLVRKKSEFFRKYPEAILKDQNGKPVPAIYQPLWGKGYTYALDITHPTALAYLEKVFSTIVKEWGYPYLKLDFLYAGLLPGDVYNKSLSPQARYRNALELIRKTVGKNTFLLGCGAPMLPSVGIFDGMRISCDVAPFWYPEKLRVFLKDRNALCTRTALINDITRSSMHRHLWLNDPDCLLVRKKRNKMNEAQTKLMASVMAVSGGMLLVSDDLTKLEMDRLDLLKKAFQLNRECQAYTPIPIGIFEEEFPNAMYNPAGYLGIWNPTEEEKIIRVAVPQGLKTKEPFLDFWTGTMVNLRIIGGHFEVTLPAFGSVVVAV, encoded by the coding sequence ATGAAAATTCAATACAGAGTTCATAATTCCGTCACTATTTCTAACTTCCTTCCTGTAAAGGCAGGTGTTTACCAATCCGAATGTAAAAAATTCGAACTTTTACTTCCACAAGCAACTGATACCAAAACAGGAACAATCCTTAGTCCCAAACTCATTTGGCGGGAATCCACGCGGCCAGAAGTGGGATTTTCTGTAGACCATTTGGAGTTGGAATTATCCATCCTTCCAGAAGGTGGCGGTTATAACCTCTTCCAACATGGATACCAGTCTTGGTCCATTTCGAGAAAGGTAGAAAGTACCTCCGTTGACAAACCTCCGTTTTTATCTTTTTTACAATACTCTCAAGAGAATATTTATTCTAAACATGAATCGAAAGTGGGAAAGTTTATCTCAGAATATCTCACTCTAGTTTTTAATAAAGAATCTGGAAATGGAATTCTGTATGCTCCGATCGAACAAGGAGAATTCGGAACCAAATTCGAAGTGGTATTGGGAGAGAATGGAGTTGTAACATTTGTTAAAGTCATTTATGATATACATTGTTTGCCTGACCTCCGCCCTAATGCAAAACTCAGCATCGCAAAAATCAAAGTCCTTCCTTTCAAAGGAAATCCAGAAATCAAACTGGCCAAATACTTTGAAGAACTGGGCAAAAAAGAAGGCCCTGGCAATTTACCAAAAAAAGTTCCAACAGGTTGGTGTTCTTGGTATTATTATTACACAAAAATAGATCAAAAAACCATTTTAGATAATCTAACAAAAGTTAGAGAATTAAATCTTCCTTTTGAATTTTTTCAGATTGATGATGGATACCAAAAAGAAATTGGAGATTGGCTTGTTCCCAACGAAAAATTTCCAGGTGGAATGAGAATTCTTGCTGATGAAATCAAACGTGTAGGGCTAAAACCTGGGATCTGGCTTGCACCCTTTCTTGTGCGAAAAAAATCAGAATTCTTTCGTAAATACCCAGAAGCCATTCTCAAAGACCAAAACGGAAAACCAGTTCCTGCCATCTACCAACCTCTTTGGGGAAAAGGTTATACCTACGCGCTCGATATCACTCATCCCACTGCCCTTGCTTATTTAGAAAAAGTTTTTTCAACCATTGTGAAAGAATGGGGATACCCTTACTTAAAATTGGATTTTTTATATGCGGGTCTCCTTCCTGGCGATGTATATAACAAGAGTTTATCGCCACAAGCAAGATACAGAAATGCATTAGAACTGATTCGTAAAACGGTCGGTAAAAACACATTTTTACTTGGATGTGGGGCACCCATGTTGCCATCGGTGGGAATTTTTGATGGAATGCGAATTTCTTGTGACGTCGCACCTTTTTGGTATCCAGAAAAACTTCGTGTTTTCTTAAAAGATAGAAATGCCCTTTGTACAAGAACGGCTCTGATCAATGACATCACTCGTTCTTCGATGCATAGACATCTTTGGCTGAATGATCCCGATTGTTTGCTTGTTCGTAAAAAAAGAAACAAAATGAACGAAGCACAAACCAAACTGATGGCATCCGTCATGGCAGTGTCAGGTGGGATGTTACTAGTATCTGATGATCTTACTAAATTAGAAATGGATCGTTTGGATCTTTTAAAGAAAGCCTTTCAGTTGAATCGGGAATGCCAAGCTTACACCCCGATTCCTATTGGAATTTTTGAGGAAGAGTTTCCCAATGCGATGTACAATCCAGCGGGTTACCTTGGAATTTGGAATCCAACCGAAGAAGAAAAAATCATTCGAGTCGCCGTTCCCCAAGGACTAAAAACCAAAGAACCTTTTTTGGATTTCTGGACAGGTACGATGGTAAACCTTCGGATCATTGGTGGTCATTTTGAGGTCACACTACCAGCTTTTGGCTCCGTTGTTGTCGCCGTTTGA
- the radA gene encoding DNA repair protein RadA, which translates to MAKKQLPQYQCKSCGDSFSRWAGKCPSCGEWNQIEEVANTSAGRFDSPVLQKPKDRKYTDPKSIGSVVSDAHFRTSTGFSELDLVLGGGIVPGSLVLVGGEPGVGKSTLVLEIAKNIANEGSVLYISGEESASQIGLRAKRMGVTSENILLSSEVYAENISQMISDLKPKVVFIDSIQTILKESLVNQAGTITQLRESSQIFLETAKRTSVPIFLIGHITKEGQIAGPKVLEHLVDTVLYFEGDRFNYYRILRAVKNRFGAVGDTAIFEMVSGGLKQVLDRHRLFISPESEERSGSVLSSVMEGSRAISVEVQALVTKTSYGQARRMAEGLDNRRVILLSAVLEKYLGFPLSESDIFSNLAGGLSIDEPSLDLAIAASIASSFKDKPVSREIGFLGEVGLSGEVRSVGQISLRLKELAGIGISKVYIPQGNFKEVEGIFPSLELVPVKHLQELGF; encoded by the coding sequence ATGGCAAAAAAGCAACTCCCCCAATACCAATGTAAGTCCTGCGGGGATAGTTTCAGTCGTTGGGCTGGAAAATGTCCGTCTTGTGGGGAATGGAACCAAATCGAAGAAGTGGCAAACACTTCTGCTGGCAGGTTTGATTCTCCCGTCTTACAAAAACCAAAAGACAGAAAATACACAGATCCTAAATCTATAGGTTCTGTGGTGAGCGATGCTCACTTTCGCACTTCAACAGGATTTAGCGAATTGGATCTGGTTCTTGGTGGTGGGATTGTTCCAGGCAGTTTGGTGTTAGTTGGTGGAGAGCCAGGGGTTGGAAAGTCCACTCTTGTTTTAGAAATTGCGAAAAACATCGCAAACGAAGGTTCTGTTTTGTACATTTCAGGGGAAGAGTCTGCTTCCCAAATTGGACTTCGGGCCAAACGGATGGGTGTCACTTCCGAAAACATTTTGTTATCTTCCGAAGTGTATGCGGAAAATATTTCGCAAATGATTTCCGACTTAAAACCAAAAGTGGTTTTTATCGATTCCATCCAAACCATTTTAAAAGAAAGTTTAGTCAATCAAGCGGGAACCATCACACAATTACGTGAGTCCTCTCAAATCTTTTTGGAAACCGCCAAACGTACGTCAGTTCCTATTTTTCTCATTGGACATATCACTAAAGAAGGCCAAATTGCTGGCCCAAAAGTTTTGGAACATTTGGTTGATACAGTTTTGTATTTTGAAGGAGATCGGTTTAACTATTACCGTATCCTTCGCGCCGTCAAAAACAGATTTGGTGCCGTAGGTGACACTGCCATTTTTGAAATGGTATCGGGCGGACTCAAACAAGTCCTCGACCGCCATCGTTTGTTTATTTCTCCCGAGTCAGAAGAAAGATCTGGTAGTGTTTTGTCTTCCGTGATGGAAGGCTCTCGTGCGATCAGTGTAGAAGTGCAAGCCCTTGTCACAAAAACATCTTATGGACAAGCGCGTCGTATGGCAGAAGGGTTAGACAACCGCCGTGTGATTTTACTCTCTGCGGTTCTTGAAAAGTATTTAGGATTCCCTTTATCAGAATCGGATATCTTCAGCAATCTTGCTGGCGGACTTAGCATCGACGAACCAAGTCTCGACTTGGCCATTGCTGCATCCATAGCCTCTTCGTTTAAAGACAAACCAGTTTCGAGAGAAATTGGATTTCTGGGAGAGGTGGGACTTTCGGGAGAAGTGAGAAGTGTGGGGCAAATCAGCCTCCGACTCAAAGAACTGGCAGGCATTGGAATTTCGAAGGTATACATTCCACAAGGGAACTTCAAAGAAGTGGAAGGCATTTTTCCTTCTTTGGAACTTGTTCCAGTCAAACACTTACAAGAGTTAGGTTTTTGA
- a CDS encoding ribonuclease D — protein sequence MTQKRSTIKPVVLQGDLNEEFFEAFKKDDRLSVDCEMMGLNPRRDRLCVVQISDSKNKVALVQILPGQTEAPNIQKLFESKDITKIFHFARMDMTFLRARLGIKVKNVFCTKIGSKLARTYTDKHGLKELIREFFEENIDKKNQSSDWGKKILTKDQVDYASTDVRFLIALESILTEMMIRENRFALAERCFAFLETQVELDLLEVPNLFEH from the coding sequence ATGACCCAAAAACGTTCAACTATAAAACCAGTCGTCTTACAAGGAGATCTGAACGAAGAATTTTTTGAAGCCTTTAAGAAGGATGACCGGTTGTCTGTGGATTGTGAAATGATGGGACTCAATCCCAGAAGGGACAGACTCTGCGTTGTACAAATTTCCGATTCTAAAAATAAAGTCGCTCTTGTGCAAATTCTACCAGGACAAACCGAAGCCCCGAATATCCAAAAATTATTTGAATCCAAAGATATCACAAAGATTTTCCATTTTGCAAGGATGGACATGACCTTCCTTCGCGCAAGGCTCGGGATCAAAGTAAAAAATGTGTTTTGTACAAAAATTGGAAGCAAACTTGCTCGAACTTACACCGATAAACACGGGTTAAAGGAACTCATCCGCGAATTTTTTGAAGAAAACATCGATAAAAAAAATCAAAGTTCGGATTGGGGGAAAAAGATCCTCACGAAAGACCAAGTGGATTATGCATCGACAGATGTTCGGTTTTTAATTGCTCTTGAGTCCATCCTCACAGAGATGATGATTCGCGAAAATCGGTTTGCTTTGGCGGAACGTTGTTTTGCCTTTTTAGAAACCCAAGTCGAACTGGATCTTTTGGAAGTACCAAATCTTTTCGAACACTGA
- a CDS encoding putative lipoprotein, translating into MIKHLSIVSVIAVLLSFNNCSFLDSASTSISRLGVSVSDSASALVKSVSNSISSISDSGKEKAMNEYKEDIIASVALQIRYENQKQELENQLSAIAKSHGVVAWRSNSATYIAIGQGLKQANLAPSEMKIVAEDVAKQNPVVAKLILDGYKL; encoded by the coding sequence ATGATCAAACATTTGAGTATAGTTTCCGTAATTGCGGTACTACTTTCATTTAACAATTGTTCTTTCTTAGATTCTGCATCTACTAGTATCAGTAGATTGGGAGTTTCTGTATCCGACTCGGCATCTGCCCTTGTAAAATCAGTTTCTAACAGTATTTCTTCTATTTCCGACAGTGGAAAAGAAAAAGCAATGAACGAGTACAAAGAGGATATCATTGCAAGTGTAGCCTTACAGATTCGTTACGAAAACCAAAAACAAGAATTAGAAAACCAACTTTCCGCAATCGCAAAATCTCATGGTGTTGTAGCTTGGAGATCAAACAGTGCCACTTACATTGCCATTGGGCAAGGCCTAAAACAAGCAAACTTAGCACCTTCTGAAATGAAGATCGTAGCTGAAGATGTTGCAAAACAAAATCCAGTTGTCGCAAAACTAATCCTAGACGGGTACAAACTATAA
- a CDS encoding putative glycoside hydrolase, with the protein MKQLTASILLLFFFACQSTSKAEKRQNADSSGITPDFIEGLYINTKTIRDKKRWSLLFQVMKDAGMNTAVVDIQPHPPTPEQVAEAKALGFYLVARVVNFEGGLTEKTPNANLMITIQKSIRKACELGFPEIQLDYIRYADGGTNFSMSYEKRYESILGIIKDHKEKTKDSCSKDTRWTADVFGRVPFIENDVIGQKVEPFSEELNGLYPMLYPSHFYGLTKRVADPYGTIKDGLDLTVKRAKQGTKAIAWVQGFNMMVGPSKLTYTDYIKVQMQGAKDSLGHGFIVWNAGNEYIDTMTAYEKYKSEPTAERQKVSKND; encoded by the coding sequence ATGAAACAACTCACTGCCTCCATCCTACTTCTATTCTTCTTCGCCTGCCAATCGACATCAAAAGCCGAAAAAAGGCAAAATGCAGATTCTTCCGGAATCACACCCGATTTTATCGAAGGACTTTATATCAATACCAAAACCATACGTGATAAAAAACGTTGGAGTTTACTTTTTCAAGTCATGAAGGATGCAGGAATGAATACGGCAGTAGTCGATATCCAACCGCACCCACCCACTCCAGAACAAGTGGCAGAAGCCAAAGCACTTGGTTTTTATCTGGTGGCAAGAGTTGTGAACTTTGAAGGTGGACTGACAGAAAAAACACCTAATGCTAATTTGATGATTACCATTCAGAAGTCCATTCGTAAGGCTTGTGAATTAGGATTCCCCGAAATTCAATTGGATTATATCCGATATGCTGATGGCGGAACGAATTTCAGTATGAGTTATGAAAAACGTTACGAGTCCATTCTCGGAATCATCAAAGACCATAAAGAAAAAACCAAAGACAGTTGTTCCAAAGACACTCGTTGGACTGCCGATGTATTTGGAAGAGTTCCCTTCATCGAAAACGACGTGATTGGACAAAAAGTGGAACCTTTTAGTGAAGAACTGAATGGACTTTATCCTATGTTGTATCCATCACATTTTTATGGACTAACCAAACGTGTGGCCGATCCGTATGGAACCATCAAAGATGGACTTGATCTAACTGTCAAACGTGCCAAACAAGGAACCAAAGCCATCGCTTGGGTACAAGGATTCAACATGATGGTTGGCCCAAGTAAACTAACTTATACCGACTATATCAAAGTACAAATGCAAGGAGCAAAAGATTCCTTAGGCCATGGATTTATTGTTTGGAATGCTGGAAATGAATACATCGACACAATGACTGCGTATGAAAAATACAAATCCGAACCCACAGCCGAACGCCAAAAGGTAAGTAAAAACGATTAA
- a CDS encoding esterase/lipase family protein, with protein sequence MKKKFLIGFLATLLSVPTSGLFAGPLDGQCIALVHGILGFDDTQGLAGGLVKYWGGLDGYLRSQGAKVTTPGSSATNSIPTRASQIQSSVTTWMTANGCSKVHLMGHSQGGLVIRYMVSNLGFNGKTQTVTTINSLHQGAPMADIVLGVIPGWLQPFANSALSLLAKLVYRDGRPQDVIAMGKSLTVSYVKTFNTNSPNKSGIKYYSYGSEMAWADLIQHPIMALTHPITWAGGLFYGLGGGNDGVVPLNSQKWGTWKGTPSSYWFATGIDHLQATNLAWSGQNFFDVQGHYLNIAKNAKAGL encoded by the coding sequence ATGAAAAAGAAATTCTTGATCGGGTTTTTAGCGACCCTTCTCTCCGTTCCCACCTCCGGTCTGTTTGCCGGTCCTCTTGATGGTCAGTGCATCGCGCTGGTTCATGGAATCCTTGGTTTTGATGATACCCAAGGTCTCGCTGGTGGACTTGTAAAGTATTGGGGAGGCCTTGACGGTTATCTTCGTAGCCAAGGTGCAAAAGTCACCACTCCTGGAAGTTCGGCTACAAATTCCATTCCTACTCGCGCAAGCCAAATTCAATCTTCTGTAACAACTTGGATGACAGCAAACGGTTGTTCTAAGGTTCATTTGATGGGCCATAGCCAAGGTGGACTTGTCATTCGTTATATGGTATCCAATCTTGGATTTAACGGAAAAACACAAACGGTTACTACCATCAACTCTCTTCACCAAGGAGCACCGATGGCTGATATCGTTCTTGGAGTGATTCCTGGTTGGTTACAACCATTCGCAAATTCCGCACTTAGTTTACTTGCAAAATTAGTTTACCGTGACGGTCGTCCACAAGACGTAATCGCTATGGGAAAATCACTTACTGTAAGTTATGTGAAAACTTTCAACACAAACTCACCTAACAAATCAGGAATCAAATACTACTCTTACGGAAGTGAAATGGCTTGGGCAGATCTTATCCAACACCCAATCATGGCACTCACTCACCCAATCACTTGGGCAGGTGGATTGTTTTATGGTTTAGGTGGTGGTAACGATGGTGTGGTTCCATTGAACTCTCAAAAATGGGGAACTTGGAAAGGAACACCTTCTTCTTATTGGTTTGCAACAGGAATTGACCACTTACAAGCTACAAACTTGGCTTGGAGCGGACAAAACTTTTTTGATGTGCAAGGTCATTACTTAAACATCGCTAAAAACGCAAAAGCTGGTTTATAA